From the Chryseobacterium sp. G0201 genome, the window AAAACTTATTTAACACATAGTTTTTCAAAATATTAGTATTTTTACTTTATGCCAATTGATACGATATACAGAGACTCCCAGTGCGAATGGGTAGATGTAGAAGCTCCCACAGCAGAAGATATGAAATTTCTTCATGAAAGATACGAGATCAACAATCTTCTTCTGGAAGATACTTTAGACCCTAATCACTTACCAAAATATGAAGAGGATGGAAACGTAAAATTTTTCCTTTTCCGTGAAAGCACCGAGCTGGAAAGAAAAAACCTCAACACCATCAGTGATATCAGCACCAAGATCGGGATCTTTATTGTGGATAAAACCATCATTACCATCCACAGGATGAAGACCAAAAGCATTAATGAAACGAAAAAACAGCTTTCCGCTTCACAGACAGAAACAACGCCGCAGAATGTTGCTTTAATGATCGCTTTATTGTTGATGAAAAGTTTCGATGATGAGTCTGTAAGCTTAATGGAAACAATGGATAATATTGAAAATGAGATTTTTCTTAAAAATACAAATCATACCAATCAGATTCGAAGATTATACAAACTGAAAAGAAAATCAGGATTAAATTCAAGAGTATTGACGATTTCCACAGATGCAATTGATAAATTTAAACTTTTGGGATTACAGGATTCTGAAGTCGTCGATTTAAAGGATAAACACAAAGACGTTGTGGCCGATTTTGATCATCTCAATATACAGATCACCAACTTAATCGGGATGTTTTTAGCACTTTCGGATCAAAAAGCGAATCAGGTGATGAAAGTTTTAGCCATTTATTCCGTTTATTTTTTACCCATCACTTTTATTGCAGGTGTTTATGGGATGAACTTCGATAACATGCCTGAACTGCATACAAAACACGGATATTTTTATACTTTAGGCCTAATGGCTTTAATTGTAATCTCTACCTTTATATATGCAAGAAGAAAACAATGGTAAAATCACTTAATAATTAGCGTGAAAACACGTATGTTTTTAAGATTGATTTTAATTAATTTTACTGTAAGAATATCATTGCGAGGAGCGAAGCAAGCCTGTGCTGAGCCTGTCGAAGTAAAGCAATCTCTTTATAACCTTGATCTTTTAATGAACCTTGATGTGTTAAAATTTAAACCATTAAGATTTTAAGAATATTAAGCTTAGTAATACTTTTAAGAGATTGCTTCGTCGCTTCGCTCCTCGCAATGACACTAAGCTTAGCGTTTACCAATATCAAACAAAAAATTAAGCAAAAAACTAAAACACCAAACCACCATGAAAACCGAAATTCTTAACAAAATTCTTGAGGAAAATGTACTTTCCCGAGAAGCTAAAGACAAGCTTACAGCTTTGCATGAAAATATTTCGTCCAAAGAATTTTCTGATCTTCTGGATGCTCACGGAAATCAATATGTAGAATTTGTACAGGAAGGCGGCGGTGTTTGGGGAAGTGCATTGGTTGGTTATCTGTATGGTTTAGAAATCTTTGGGGTTCGCTTTCTGAAGATTGCAGGAACCAGCGCCGGAGCAATAAATACCATGTTGATTGCAGCGTGTAAAACTAAAGAAGAAGCTAAAAGTGAGGTCATCAAAGAAATACTTTTCAATTGGGATTTTTCAGATTTTATGGATGGGAAAACATATGTGAAAACTACCATTCATGCAATGCTGAACAACAAGAATTTCCTGAAAATAAATGCTATCATCGCAGCTGTAATCATGATTATTCTTATTACTATTCCGTTTGCGCTTTCTTCGGAAACTACGTTGAATGCAAAACTTCTTTTCCTTGTTCCGCTCATTCCGATTATCATTGCGTTTTTTTGTGTTAAAAAGTTTTATAATGATTTCAGAAAACAAAACAGCGGACTCAATCCCGGAAAAGCTTTTTTAGATCAAATGACCGATGTGATGAACGGATTCGGGATAAAAACCGTTGCCGAACTTAATGAAAAATTCATCCAAAAGGAACTTGAGCTTAACCTCAACTACCGTTACGGAAATGAACAGGAATATTATGCCATCGCATTAAACAGTATTGAAGAAATTAAGGTTAATAATTTAGAGCATATCGACAAGACACGCTACAAAATATTCTATGAAAGTGCTGTTAACAATGATTATTATAAAAACAATCCTTTCTATTTATTGAAATCAGAATACATTGTTATCACCACCGATATTAATGCTAAAATCAAGGTTGAACTTCCCACGATGGCCAATTTATACTGGTCTGAGGAGGAAATGAAACGTATCAGTCCGGCTGAGTTTGTACGTGCTTCGATGTCGGTTCCTTTCTTTTTTCAGCCTTTTCAAAAGATGATCGATAAGAGTGATGATTCTGTGAAATATGCGTGGAAATTCTGGATGAACACCAAGCCGGAAGACATCTACCCTTCCGGGGTTTTTATTGATGGCGGAAGTATTTCTAATTTCCCGATCGATCTTTTTCATTCGAGTGATGTCTTTTATCCGAGGATGCCTTTGTTTGGGGTACAGCTCACCAGCGACTCCGATATTCTGTCCGAAAAGGGAAAAACCAGCGAACAGATCCTGAAAACGCCTTTCTCATTTGCCGGAAATATCCTCAGCACTTTAAAAGGTTTCAATGATAAATCTTTCCTTACGAAACATACTTTCTACCATTCTTTCAGCATTCAAACCGTCAATTGCGGTGAAAGCAGCTGGCTGAATTTCTTTATGAAGAGAGAAGAAAAAGAAGACCTTTTCAACAGAGGTTTTGTGGCTGCTCTGGATTTCCTCAATCAATTCGACTGGGAAAAATACAAATGCGAAAGAATGATGCTTGCCATGAAGGAGAAAAAGATTTTGAAGCAGGAGGATACGAAAACGGTGGGGTAAGGAAATTTGAGTATTTTAGCTCCTAATTATTTCGTAAAATAAATGAAGAAAAGATATTTTTTTATTCTGGGAGTTTTAATGATTTTAATTTTCATTTCAATTCCTATTATTCATGTTTTCAAAACTAAATGGGGAGAATCTGAAAATAAAACTACTATTCCAAATGGTTATACTAATGATGCAAGCCAGTTAAATTTAACCAAAATAGATACTTTAATAAAAGTTCTTGAAACTAAACCTGAAATAGAAAAACAGCTTCGCCAAATATTAAAATATGCAAAGGAAAAGAATTTAAAAATTTCAATTGCAGGCGCACAACACAGTATGGGAGGACATTCTATTTATCCGAACGGAATTCTCCTCAATATGATCCCTTACAAGCAAATGGAACTTGATTCAAAAAATAATATTCTTACTATCGGATCAGGTGCGCTTTGGGAAGACGCAATTAAATATCTGGACAAGCATGGAAAATCAATTGCCGTAATGCAGGCTTTTAGTTCATTTTCAGTAGGCGGTTCTATGAGTGTTAATGGTCATGGCTGGCAAAAAGATTCACCACCAATTTCTTCAAGTGTAGTATCATTTACTTTAATGAAAGAGAATGGAGAAGTGATTAATTGCAGTAGAAATGAAAATCCTGAACTTTTCAAATTAGTTATTGGTGGATATGGGCTTTTCGGAATCATTCTCGATGTCAAGTTAAAAGTAGTTGATAATCTTGCTTTACAATATAAATACATTCGTTTAAGTTCAGACAATTATGTTGATTATTATAAAAAATTCATTTCAGATAATCCGAATGTGAACTTAGTTTTTGGCAGATTAAAAATATCCAATAAACGTTTTCTGGAAGATGCAACAATTAATTATTTTGAAAAAACAGATGAAAAAGCATTATTACTTCCTGCTCAAAATGCAAAAAACGAAGAAACAAAACGTTTAGTATTCAGAAGTACCGTAAACAGTGAGTATGGAAAAAGACTTCGATGGGATTTGGAAACAGGAATGAACAGAGTTACAAAAAATGCTGTTTATTCGAGAAATGAATTACTGAACGACCATGTTTCCCTAATAGAAAACAAAGATCCAAATTCAACAGATTTACTGCAGGAATATTTTATTCCGGAACGAAATTTCAATCAATTTATATTAGATATAAAGCCTATTTTAAAATTTTCTCAAATTGACTTACTCAATATTACCATTCGGGCGGTAAATAAAGATGAAGACAGCTATATGAATTATGCAAAGGAAAATGTTTTTGGTTTTGTTTTTCTGTTTAATCAAAAGAAAACAGATCAGCAGGAACACAAAATGAAAGTTCTTACCAACAAATTAGTAGACGAAGCTCTAAAAAATGAAGGAACATTTTATCTACCTTATCGACTTCACATAGACCGAGTTAAAATGAGAAAAGTGTATCCACAAACAGATTCATTTTTTCAACTCAAAAAGAAATATGATCCTAAAGAGATCTTTGAGAATAAATTTTATCTACATTATAAATAAAACCTAATGACAAAATACATCTGCCAATGCTGCGGCGAAGAAAAAGAAGATTGGCCTGCAATAGCCTATTCCGCTCCATACCCATATTTTCAATTGTCTGAAGAAGAATTGAAGAATTCTGAATTGACCTCAGATTTATGCATCATAAAATATTCTGATGAAACGTGCTACTTTGTGCGAGCAGTTCTCGTACAGGAAGTCAATGACAATTGCCAAGATCTTGAATATGGAATTTGGGTTTCATTAAGTGAGAAAAGCTTTAATGAATACGTTGAGAATTATGACAATGAAGATTTTGAAGGAGGATATTTCGGATGGCTCTCAAATTACCTTCCAGACTATGATTTTCAAAAAAGTATTCCTACCGACGTATTTGTCAACAATAAAGTAGGACGCCCTTTTGTTTATCCTCATGAAAGCTTTGAGCATCCTTTTGTTAATGATTTTTATAGTGGAATTTCAAAAGAGGAAGCGGAAAGGAGAATTGATATTGTTTTAAATAGAAATTAAATGAATTGGATCATCAGAAGTACAAAAATTGTAAAATTACACACCAACCTTTACGAAGTTATAAAACCAATTTGGGAAGGTCTTAGTGATTACGATTGGGTTCTAACAGATTTAGATTTTATGTCTGATGATGAAATACCTATTAATTTTGATAGAGATTATTTTGTTTTAAATAATGAAGAGTTTGAAACACTTTATCAATCTAGAACCCAAATAATTTGGGGAATTATTTCTGCTGTTCCTACAAACACTCAACTAGACCTTAACCTTATTTCAAATTTATCCGCAGAAGATGAAAAAGCATGGAAGCCTAATGAATTTTTAATTGAAGAATCATTTCTTGAAATTGTAGCATATGACAGCGGATATACTATCGTTAAATTCAAAGATGAAAAACTTTCAAATCAATTCAAAGAGTATTTTCAAGATCAAGCTATCGATTTACAAAATTTTAATAACAAATATATTAATTGAAAACAAAATTCTTTCAAAATAATTTTTTTCGTAATTTTAATACATAAAATATTAATCTATGAAAAACTCAATCTTCCTATTCATCCTGTTGGTTACCATCGGTTTCGGAACTTTTGCTAATGCTCAAAAAATAACTGATGGCCAGACTATAGATGTCAACGGCATGAGCGTCACGTTCAATATTACGAATAAAGAAAGCATTGAAGCGGGCGGAAAACCCTATGACCGCTACAAAGTTTCTGCTACGGTAAAAAACACTTCAGATAAATCTTATAATATCAGATTGTCTTCTTCTCCGCAAATTGTCAGTAATATCGGAATTGTAGAATTAGATTGCATCAACGCAACCGGAGCAAAACTGACTTCAAAAAAAATTGAATTAAAGATGAAAGCTCAAATGATTAATGTAACTTATTATGCTTACGATAAATCCGGAAAATATACCAATAGTATTATTCCTGTGATAGGAAGTTATTATTTTGATCAAGGAGATACAATTAGTGATAATGCTATTTTTATTGTTCCGCAAGGGCAGGCTCCTGATGTTACGGTGAGAAGTTTAAAATAAATTTATTTGTTAAGATTATTAAGATGCTTCGACTTCGCTCAGCATGACATTCCTAATACTAACCGTTTATTTTTAACAGAACAGTTGTAGCGATGTCATGCTGAGCGAAGTCGAAGCATCTAAATTTATATCTTATTCCACATCGGATCATGCTTCAGAACATCCTGAAATACAGGACAGCTTTCGTCATGACATCCCTTTAAAAATCCAATGCTCATCAGAAATTCGTTGACAATTTCTCCGCCAGTAAACTTGAATGTCTTTTTGAATATTTTCATCCATTCCTGTAATGTTTTTGGATGATGATACTCGAGCCATTTTTCGAATGACCCAAATTCTTTTTGCAGTCCGATGATGGTTTTGGCGTTTTCGATTGCGGCGTTTACTTTTAATTTATTTCTGATAATTCCGGGATCAGCCAAAAGTCTTTCACGGTCTTCTTCTGTGTAAGCCGCCACTTTTTGAATATTAAAATTGTCATAAGCTTTTCTGAAACTTTCTTCTTTCTTCAAAATCGTTTCCCAACTTAGTCCAGCCTGATTAATTTCCATGATTAATCTTCCGAACAATTCATTATCATCATGAATCGGAAATCCGTAATGATTATCGTGGTAATTTTTGTGAAGCTCTTTTCGGCTTTCGGGCTGCATTCCTGCTATCGCTGAACAATAACTCATTTTAATATATTTTCTGTTTTTGTTAAAAATTTTTTCAAGGCCTCTTTGATATCAATTCCGGTTCGGTCTGCTAAGATAATCAGCCACCAGATATTTTCGCCTAATTTATGTTCAAGTGCTTCTCTGGAGTTTGCTTTTGTCCATGTTTTTTCATGTGACATTACATTTCGTCCCACCAATCCTGCATCCGTAAGATAAGCTAAAGCGTCTTGTTCTAAAGTCCATTCTTTCCCATTTTGCTGAATTTCCAGCTGATGATATTTTTCTCTTATTTCTAAAGAGCGTTGTATGATTTTATCTAAATTATTATGATTCATTATTAAATTTTTGAAGAGATTGTTTGTATTCGTTGGGAGTAATTTCTGTTTTCTTTTTAAATAATTTACTGAAAGACTGTGGATGCTCAAAACCAAGCTGATAAGCCGTTTCAGAAACTGAAAATTGAGATTCTGAAAGGTATTCTTTGGCTTTTTCGATCAATTTATCATGAATATGCTGTTGCGCATTCTGTCCTGTATGATGGCGAAGCATATCACTTAAATATCTTGGTGTAAGGTTGAGTTGTGACGCTACATATTCTACAGTCGGAAGACCTTTTATTCCTTTTTCTTTATCGAAAAAATCATTCAGAAGATCTTCCATTTTAGACAACAAATCATTATTGACAGATTTTCTGGTGATAAATTGCCGGTTGTAAAAACGATTGCTGTACGTCAGTAATAGTTCTATCTGAGAAATGATAACATCCTGACTGAATTGGTCGATCCTTTCATTCAATTCATTCTGAATATTTTCAAAAATATCATAAATCGTTTTCTTTTCTTTTTCAGAAAGATACAAAGCTTCCGCAGCAGAATAGGAAAAAAAAGTATAGTCTTTTATTTTCTTCAGTAAAGAATAAGGTCTGATAAAATCGGGATGAATATGTAAAGACATTCCGCTGTAATCGGCTTCTTCATTATCCATTCTGAGGATCTGACCGGGTGATACGAAAGACATTCCGCCATTTTCGAAATCATAATATCCCTGCCCGTACCGAATTTTACCGTTGAATTTTGTTTTAAATGAAATTTTATAAAAATCCGATTTTGTTCCATTTTCAAAAGTTTTAGGATCAAAACGTGTTTTTCCGTAATCAATAATACTGATCAAAGGATGCAACGGCGCCGAAATGCCCATTGCTTCATGTAAAGCCGACAAAGATCGAAAGTGAACTGGTGACTGGCTGGTTTTCATAGTACAAATATAAGTTGAGATTGTG encodes:
- a CDS encoding DUF2199 domain-containing protein, with product MTKYICQCCGEEKEDWPAIAYSAPYPYFQLSEEELKNSELTSDLCIIKYSDETCYFVRAVLVQEVNDNCQDLEYGIWVSLSEKSFNEYVENYDNEDFEGGYFGWLSNYLPDYDFQKSIPTDVFVNNKVGRPFVYPHESFEHPFVNDFYSGISKEEAERRIDIVLNRN
- a CDS encoding MazG-like protein yields the protein MNHNNLDKIIQRSLEIREKYHQLEIQQNGKEWTLEQDALAYLTDAGLVGRNVMSHEKTWTKANSREALEHKLGENIWWLIILADRTGIDIKEALKKFLTKTENILK
- a CDS encoding CorA family divalent cation transporter, which translates into the protein MPIDTIYRDSQCEWVDVEAPTAEDMKFLHERYEINNLLLEDTLDPNHLPKYEEDGNVKFFLFRESTELERKNLNTISDISTKIGIFIVDKTIITIHRMKTKSINETKKQLSASQTETTPQNVALMIALLLMKSFDDESVSLMETMDNIENEIFLKNTNHTNQIRRLYKLKRKSGLNSRVLTISTDAIDKFKLLGLQDSEVVDLKDKHKDVVADFDHLNIQITNLIGMFLALSDQKANQVMKVLAIYSVYFLPITFIAGVYGMNFDNMPELHTKHGYFYTLGLMALIVISTFIYARRKQW
- a CDS encoding DNA-3-methyladenine glycosylase I; translation: MSYCSAIAGMQPESRKELHKNYHDNHYGFPIHDDNELFGRLIMEINQAGLSWETILKKEESFRKAYDNFNIQKVAAYTEEDRERLLADPGIIRNKLKVNAAIENAKTIIGLQKEFGSFEKWLEYHHPKTLQEWMKIFKKTFKFTGGEIVNEFLMSIGFLKGCHDESCPVFQDVLKHDPMWNKI
- a CDS encoding helix-turn-helix domain-containing protein; this translates as MKTSQSPVHFRSLSALHEAMGISAPLHPLISIIDYGKTRFDPKTFENGTKSDFYKISFKTKFNGKIRYGQGYYDFENGGMSFVSPGQILRMDNEEADYSGMSLHIHPDFIRPYSLLKKIKDYTFFSYSAAEALYLSEKEKKTIYDIFENIQNELNERIDQFSQDVIISQIELLLTYSNRFYNRQFITRKSVNNDLLSKMEDLLNDFFDKEKGIKGLPTVEYVASQLNLTPRYLSDMLRHHTGQNAQQHIHDKLIEKAKEYLSESQFSVSETAYQLGFEHPQSFSKLFKKKTEITPNEYKQSLQKFNNES
- a CDS encoding patatin-like phospholipase family protein, with amino-acid sequence MKTEILNKILEENVLSREAKDKLTALHENISSKEFSDLLDAHGNQYVEFVQEGGGVWGSALVGYLYGLEIFGVRFLKIAGTSAGAINTMLIAACKTKEEAKSEVIKEILFNWDFSDFMDGKTYVKTTIHAMLNNKNFLKINAIIAAVIMIILITIPFALSSETTLNAKLLFLVPLIPIIIAFFCVKKFYNDFRKQNSGLNPGKAFLDQMTDVMNGFGIKTVAELNEKFIQKELELNLNYRYGNEQEYYAIALNSIEEIKVNNLEHIDKTRYKIFYESAVNNDYYKNNPFYLLKSEYIVITTDINAKIKVELPTMANLYWSEEEMKRISPAEFVRASMSVPFFFQPFQKMIDKSDDSVKYAWKFWMNTKPEDIYPSGVFIDGGSISNFPIDLFHSSDVFYPRMPLFGVQLTSDSDILSEKGKTSEQILKTPFSFAGNILSTLKGFNDKSFLTKHTFYHSFSIQTVNCGESSWLNFFMKREEKEDLFNRGFVAALDFLNQFDWEKYKCERMMLAMKEKKILKQEDTKTVG
- a CDS encoding FAD-binding oxidoreductase yields the protein MKKRYFFILGVLMILIFISIPIIHVFKTKWGESENKTTIPNGYTNDASQLNLTKIDTLIKVLETKPEIEKQLRQILKYAKEKNLKISIAGAQHSMGGHSIYPNGILLNMIPYKQMELDSKNNILTIGSGALWEDAIKYLDKHGKSIAVMQAFSSFSVGGSMSVNGHGWQKDSPPISSSVVSFTLMKENGEVINCSRNENPELFKLVIGGYGLFGIILDVKLKVVDNLALQYKYIRLSSDNYVDYYKKFISDNPNVNLVFGRLKISNKRFLEDATINYFEKTDEKALLLPAQNAKNEETKRLVFRSTVNSEYGKRLRWDLETGMNRVTKNAVYSRNELLNDHVSLIENKDPNSTDLLQEYFIPERNFNQFILDIKPILKFSQIDLLNITIRAVNKDEDSYMNYAKENVFGFVFLFNQKKTDQQEHKMKVLTNKLVDEALKNEGTFYLPYRLHIDRVKMRKVYPQTDSFFQLKKKYDPKEIFENKFYLHYK